In the genome of Candidatus Ancaeobacter aquaticus, the window TTGGTAACATTCGTGTAATCACCTATTATGGTTTCATCTCCAAGCACTGTATCTTTTGTAAATACGATCGTATCTAACGGAAGGTGCGTATCCTTATCTACAAATAACTCAAAGTACTTCCAAGTATCGCGGGCAATTTCTTTCAGAAAAGCCCTATCATCGACCGAAAATTCTTTTTTGACAACAACTTGGGTTGGAAACTTTCCACCAAGTCGTTTCTCTATAAGGTACTTTGCCGTATCAATCTTCGATAGACCGCGGATACCCTTTTCTTGATGGCGCTTAACTTCATCATATATGCTTGGTCCCGGATCCCCGGTTTTTACAACTGCTATATCATCAATCAGGATCGTTCCAGTTTTTTTGTCACATAATCGATCTTTAAACACAATGACAAGCTCGTCCATCCCACTCCAGTGGCGGATTCCATTCATAACATTCAATGGAATACGTACTCTTTGCCACTGATCGGTAATTCCGGTAACAATATAGCTCCCTTTAACCCATTGGGGATCACCATATACCTTTTTCTTTTCTTCATCCTCATTTGCGATGCATTTTTTCTTACATTCAATCTTAAACGTCGTGGTATATCCCAATTCCTTATCACCCTTAACCCAAAACTCTAAATGATCATACCCTGACATATCGAATTTATTAAGCAGTGTCCAATATCCATTTGAGACAGGTATCGATGACTCAACGTCATAATCTAATCGTAAATATTTACTATCTTTGACACGAGGCTGAGCGGAAACAATCGATGCCCGACAATACTGCTCTCTATTCGAAGGATCTTCTTCCCATGCACCGGAATTCCCATTAAGATTATTCCCCATAACACCACTTTCAAAATCATCGATAATACATCTATCAGCATGATCATTTTGAAGGTTGCCAGCAGTTTCTCCGCTAGTGGTATTCTGAGTATCGGAAGAAGAGTTTTGAAGAAACATGGCCCCAATAATAATGCAAAAAGACAATACAATAGTGGCAAGATAGATATTCCGCATATGTCTGTTATTTTTTGCCATTTGAGACCTCAAAAGGGGTTAACCTGTAATTCTCAGGGGTTCTGCGTAAATATAAAAAAAGGCAGAAGGTGTAAAACCAACCTTCTGCCTTTTTTATCCACTGCCGCACGCGGCATAAGACTCTATTTATTCGAAATAAATATCATCGATATTGAGAGCACCATATCTTTCAGTACTGTTAATATCATCGAAAACAACTATTACTTCTGTTAACGCAGAAAAGTCAGTAAGACCTCTAAACTTCTTAATAGGAATTTTGATTTTCTGCCAAGAATCGTTAATACCAGTTACCAGGTATTTTCCAACTTCATTCTTATTCTTCAATTCTACTTTAAACTGTGAAGTAAAACCTTTCTCTGTATCACCTTTTACATACATGACCAAATATTTGTGCTTTCTTCCATCAAGATTATTAAGCTTCATCCAAAAACCATTATATGCAGGGTTTGGACTTTCAACATCATAGTCAAGTCTGCAAGAATAACCGCTATCGCCATGTTTGATTGTAGAATCAAATGACATTTGGCATCCCTGTGTTTGATCGTTAGGATCCTTATCCCATGAACCGAAATCTGCACCGAGCTTATTAGGCTTTGAACCAGTGTCAAAATTGTCGACCACGAGCGGACCAGCCTGCCCACAGCTTGCAACTAAAAGCATTAATGCCCCTACCATTAAAGAAACGACTGTTTTATTCATTCTGAACACCTCCTCCTTATTATTTAATGTTCTAAATTTTCTTCGTGGAATAACACCGTATTAAACCACCTCGTAATTATTGACTTACTCATAAGCTGGTAAGTCTGGAAACTATAGCACCTCCTTATTATTTTGTCAAAAATTATCTACTTTTTTATCTATTATTTATCTGTTTTATGAGTAACGCAGCAACTGCCTGCTGGGCCGCCTTTTTACTGCTTCCTGTCGCTTTGGCCTTATACTTATCAAGTATCGTTCCGCATACTTTGAACTCTTTTTTATGTGATGGGCCATCCTCTTTAAGTACCGTATATTCAGGTATTACCCCATATTCAGCTTGAGTTATTTTCTGCAATCTACTTTTACTATCGAGGTAATCACAACTCTGGCTAATCATATCGAGATCCTTTTTCATAAGGGCTACTATAACTCTTCGAGCTTCACTCAGCCCCCCGTCTAAATATATCGCCGCAACAAGAGCTTCATAGGTAGCTGCAAGAATCGTCTCCCTATGCCTTCCACCCAGCTTTTCTTCTCCCCTCCCTAATGAGATGTATTTTCCTAACGATATTTCACTAGCTATCTTAGATAGATATTCACCTCTCACAAGTCGTGATTTAATAATCGTCATTTCACCCTCGGAATAATCAGGAAAATATGTGTAGAGATATTCAGTTACCACCATCCCTATGACCGCATCACCCAATAATTCCATACGTTCATTAGAGGTTTCATGCGAGTCATTGAGCTCGTGGACATAGGAAGTATGAGTCAACGCTTGTTCTATGCATTTTCTGTCTTTGAATACATACTCGATCTTTTTTTCAAGAAGTGCGTACTGAGCACATTTCATATAAACCTCTCTCCCACAATAAATATCGAGACATCACTTAAGACGAAAGATATGCACAAATGTTCCCTGCTCTCATAACTACTTGTATATCAATGTATTGCAATTATCTACCGTTTTTTATTCAATGCGACCGCAATGCCGATCAAGATAAGAATGCTAATACCCAATAAAAGCCCTAAATCAGTTAAACAGAAAATCCCCGTACTAACGGTCCCAACAACATAGACTATTCCCAATATTAATAGAGGCAGAACAATAAATATCCCTATACCGAATTTCACACCATCTTCTACAGTTAAACCTTTTTGCTTACTGTTCTTATGATGATGTGTTTGGTTCTCATCATCAACTTCCCACTCAACGTTTATTTCTTGCTTTCTGACAAATTCCCCGCAATATCTGCATTTAATCGCCTCATCTTTTATTTCTTCAGCACAAAAAGGACATTTTCCCATATGTAATCCATTTCGTATAAATACTTGTTTATTCGATAGTAATGCGTTTATTCTGTTTAATTCCAGACACTTCTATCTAATGTTCTATACTGAATAGCCTCTGCAAGATGATAAGGTTCTATATCCTGACAATTATCCAAATCTGCAATGGTACGAGCAACCTTAAGAATCTTATCATAGCCGCGGGCGCTTAACCCAAGTCTCTCTTCAGCCTCTTTTAAAAGCACATGCCCTTCAGGAGCAATACTGCAATATTTTTTCATCTGCTTAGATTTCATATAGGCGTTAGAACGTATTGCCTCTCCCTTATAGCGATCACTTTGCTTAAGACGAGCTATCCCTACACGACGCCGAATAACGGTTGAGCTTTCACCCTGAGTATCTGCAGCCAGCTCATGATATTCTAAAGGAGGCACATCTATATGTATATCAATCCGGTCTAAAAGCGGACCTGATATTTTTGATACATACTTCTGTATTTGGTAAGGAGTACACCTACACTCATTTTTTGGGTCTGTATAGTGACCACACGGGCAGGGATTCATCGAGCATACAAGAATAAATCGTGAAGGATATGTTATTGTCCCTTTTATTCTTGTTATATTTACCTCTCTATCTTCAAGCGGCTGCCGCAACGCTTCAAGTGCATCTCTACGAAATTCGGTAAACTCATCAAGAAAGAGAACCCCATTGTGTGAGAGACTCACCTCGCCCGGCACTGGATATGAACCGCCGCCGATAAGCCCACCGGTTGAAACAGAATGATGAGGAGACCGAAAAGGTCTTTGGCTCACAACACCTCTCTTTGACTTCAACATACCTGCGACACTGTGTATATTTGTTACTTCAAGCGATTCATCAACGGTCATTTCAGGAATTATAGTACGAAATCTCCGAGCCAACATTGTCTTTCCTGATCCCGGAGGACCAATCAATATAATATTGTGACCTCCTGCAGCTGCTATTTCAAGGGCTCTTTTTACATGCGTTTGCCCTTTTACATCGATAAAATCTTCATCATATATTATATCATTCTCTGTATGTTCTTTTATTTCTGTTTTGACGCATTCAAGAGATATCGCCCCATGAAGGAACTGGACAACATCTTTTAAGGTATGTATTGGATATGTTTCGATATGAGGGACCATTGCTGCTTCACAATGATTCCCCTGAGGAACAACAATCTTTGAGATCTTCCATTTTTTCAGCCCCAACAATATGGGTAAAACTCCCTTAACCGGACGTATCATCCCATCAAGTGCCAGTTCACCTATAAACAAAAAATCGTGCAGAACATCTTGCTTGATCTGACCTGATGCAGCGAGAATGCCAATAGCAATCGGAAGATCAAATGAAACTCCTTCCTTTTTAATATCTGCAGGGGCTAAATTAATCGTGATGCGCTTATTTGGAAATGTAAAACCTGAGTTTATAATCGCTGACTTGACTCTATCTTTGCTTTCTTTAACTGCTTCATCAGGAAGCCCTACTATGACTGTATTTGGAAGACCTTTTGAACAATCCACCTCTATTTCTACAAGATAAGGATCAACACCATAATAGCTACCTGACTTGACTTTAGCCAACATAATCAATATCTCGCACTCATTTAGTGGCCCTTTTCATACGAAATGGCCCACCTAGGGGTTTAAATCTTTCAGAACCAACAATTATTTGATCGTCACCAGATGTATCCACGCTCTCCTGTGTTTGCGCACAACCACATAAAATAAATGAGAGTATAATAACAAGTAATGCTCGGTACATTATGGTGGCTATCCTCTTAGCATTTATACTATATAATCTTCGTCGCTCTAAAATTCCATCCGTATTTTTTTGTCTTTCTCAAGATTAACTTCTACGTCCTGCCCAAATACATCGACATTTCTCTTTTTACCCATCTCCTGACCTATACCAGTCACCGTCTGGCCAAAATCGTCTGCAGATTCCGTTGCTCCAACAGTTACATTTTCCACTGCACCTCCAGCTGTGTTTGCCGCACCATGAACCACTCTTCCCGTATCCCCAGTAACAGCCGCGACCACTTTTCCTGTTCCATCAGCGACTTCTCTAACAACTGTACCTGTACCATCAACAACACCTTTAGCAACTTCCCCACCTGTTGTGATTGTTCCCGAGACAATTTTATCCGGTGATGATCCACATCCAAATAAAAACACACCCGAAACACAAATAACCGCTACTAATAGACATATGTTTCTCAAATTCATTTTCCCCCCAATAGACCAGAAACTAGAGACCACAAACCGCAGACAGGTTATTGTCCATAGTCTTCGGTCTACAATCTGGGATCTGTTTATATATTTTTGTTATCAGCTTCGTCTTTTACCGCATAACCGGTCAGCTGTCGGTCGTGATTAACTTTATTCTTCTTAATATACGTATTACAAATGTCTTCAGAAGATAGCTCCAAAACCTGTGCTAAAGAAATCAAAAAGTGAAAGAGATCGACCACTTCAACACGTGCATTTTGTTTATCAAAATCCTGATACTTTGCCCACCATTTCCAAGGAACACTATCAACCAGCTCTGCTGTTTCCTGAGACAGTGCGCGACAATAATTTAATACCCACTGCTGCCTCTGGTCATCAGTCATCGTATCGGTATCTACACCAATACGCTTATTCAGCTCTTTTTGCATCTCAAACATAAGATCTAATTTATCTTTATCCATTCCCTTTTCCTCATTATTAAAAAGCATTTTTTATATGTGACAACTCAGACACTTCTCCACGCACCAATTGTATAGCAATGACATCAAAACGACAATCTCTATTTGTACATTTATAAGCGCTCAAATACAACTGGGCAGTGCGGGTAATTGTTCTTATTTTGCTTATCGTGATTGATTCTGTACCGTCTCCATATGCATCAGATGTTCTTGTTTTCACTTCTACAAATACGATTGTACCGGCTTCTTCCGCAACAATATCTATTTCACCAAAATGTGATCTAAAATTCTTTTCGCGTACACTATATCCATTTTTTTTCAAATATCGTTCGGCAATATCTTCTCCAGCTTTACCTATTTTCTTATTATGCACATTACCACTGACCTGGTTTATTTCACCCATTATATATACCACATAGTTTTCTTACGGGCTCATAACTTCTTCTATGTATCTGTGAAGGACCGTAGATTTTAAGCTGTTCATTATGAACACGCGTGCCATACCCTTTATGCTCCTTGAACCCATACTGCGGATATTTCTTATCATATTCGAGCATAATCGAATCCCTGACAACTTTAGCAACAATTGAAGCCGCCGCGATTGATACACTGACACCATCCCCGCCAATAATCGCTATTTGAGAAACAGTAACTTCAGGAATAGAAAAAACACCATCAACCAAAATCAGTTCTGGAATCTCAGGAAGATTGCCGAGAGCCTTTCTCATGGCAAGAAATGATGCTTGATGAATATTGATCCGGTCAATAACACCTTCAGGAACAACACCGATGCCTATCTGGATATCATCACAAGAAATCATTTGGCGATAAAGAGAATCTCTTTTCTTTGCGGAAAGTTTTTTTGAATCATTTATTTCTGATAAAAATGGGAGGTTTTGACTAAATACGGTCTCTTGCGGCAAGACTACAGCAGATGCAACAACAGGTCCTGCAAGACATCCTCTTCCTGCTTCATCTACTCCTGCAATGCACCTGAAACCTTTTTTGCATGCATCACGCTCAAATTTCAGCATATCTACAGATGGGGAAAGCTTATCTTTTTTCACTATTCGATTCACTATCTACTATCACACTACACAATAAGAATACATTCGATTGCTAT includes:
- a CDS encoding carbohydrate binding domain-containing protein, which gives rise to MNKTVVSLMVGALMLLVASCGQAGPLVVDNFDTGSKPNKLGADFGSWDKDPNDQTQGCQMSFDSTIKHGDSGYSCRLDYDVESPNPAYNGFWMKLNNLDGRKHKYLVMYVKGDTEKGFTSQFKVELKNKNEVGKYLVTGINDSWQKIKIPIKKFRGLTDFSALTEVIVVFDDINSTERYGALNIDDIYFE
- the rnc gene encoding ribonuclease III → MKCAQYALLEKKIEYVFKDRKCIEQALTHTSYVHELNDSHETSNERMELLGDAVIGMVVTEYLYTYFPDYSEGEMTIIKSRLVRGEYLSKIASEISLGKYISLGRGEEKLGGRHRETILAATYEALVAAIYLDGGLSEARRVIVALMKKDLDMISQSCDYLDSKSRLQKITQAEYGVIPEYTVLKEDGPSHKKEFKVCGTILDKYKAKATGSSKKAAQQAVAALLIKQINNR
- a CDS encoding YifB family Mg chelatase-like AAA ATPase → MLAKVKSGSYYGVDPYLVEIEVDCSKGLPNTVIVGLPDEAVKESKDRVKSAIINSGFTFPNKRITINLAPADIKKEGVSFDLPIAIGILAASGQIKQDVLHDFLFIGELALDGMIRPVKGVLPILLGLKKWKISKIVVPQGNHCEAAMVPHIETYPIHTLKDVVQFLHGAISLECVKTEIKEHTENDIIYDEDFIDVKGQTHVKRALEIAAAGGHNIILIGPPGSGKTMLARRFRTIIPEMTVDESLEVTNIHSVAGMLKSKRGVVSQRPFRSPHHSVSTGGLIGGGSYPVPGEVSLSHNGVLFLDEFTEFRRDALEALRQPLEDREVNITRIKGTITYPSRFILVCSMNPCPCGHYTDPKNECRCTPYQIQKYVSKISGPLLDRIDIHIDVPPLEYHELAADTQGESSTVIRRRVGIARLKQSDRYKGEAIRSNAYMKSKQMKKYCSIAPEGHVLLKEAEERLGLSARGYDKILKVARTIADLDNCQDIEPYHLAEAIQYRTLDRSVWN
- a CDS encoding dUTPase, coding for MDKDKLDLMFEMQKELNKRIGVDTDTMTDDQRQQWVLNYCRALSQETAELVDSVPWKWWAKYQDFDKQNARVEVVDLFHFLISLAQVLELSSEDICNTYIKKNKVNHDRQLTGYAVKDEADNKNI
- a CDS encoding YraN family protein, which translates into the protein MGEINQVSGNVHNKKIGKAGEDIAERYLKKNGYSVREKNFRSHFGEIDIVAEEAGTIVFVEVKTRTSDAYGDGTESITISKIRTITRTAQLYLSAYKCTNRDCRFDVIAIQLVRGEVSELSHIKNAF
- a CDS encoding ribonuclease HII — translated: MNRIVKKDKLSPSVDMLKFERDACKKGFRCIAGVDEAGRGCLAGPVVASAVVLPQETVFSQNLPFLSEINDSKKLSAKKRDSLYRQMISCDDIQIGIGVVPEGVIDRINIHQASFLAMRKALGNLPEIPELILVDGVFSIPEVTVSQIAIIGGDGVSVSIAAASIVAKVVRDSIMLEYDKKYPQYGFKEHKGYGTRVHNEQLKIYGPSQIHRRSYEPVRKLCGIYNG